A part of Ascochyta rabiei chromosome 3, complete sequence genomic DNA contains:
- a CDS encoding Maturation and nuclear export of 40S ribosomal subunits interacting protein codes for MPGTKLAAASGVKRKRDPAKAERREAKSKKRQKSPTTTNGDDDVQAEILQLEAQILESRRHYNNIATLLQRCTTSHDGGDDAPVLAAVALCRVFSRLLAAGDMAKSKGMGEAEALVVSWLKERYRDFLDALAQHFLPSDSPAKQSVALTLLMRLVKEESKATKDYSLKNGPLSRLIEALLFLPDGDASREEFADKYFKHFDDVRFHTFKTIKNVLATDLDDAEKQTAASNSLSLLLSLDTVPQSKDDINNYHTDSQSKSSRPTLQAYKVQAQEAWLATMRAGLTKDQRKSILTTFSYQIAPWFQQPEMLMDFLTDSYDVGGATSLLALSGLYYLISEKNLDYPSFYLKLYSLLDEGLLHSKHRSRFFRLLDTFMSSTHLPAALVASFIKRLSRLALHGPPAGVVIVIPWVYNMFKRHPACTFMMHREVRDDALKEKLEQEGMDDPFDMSELDPMETNAIDSSVWELEALQSHYHPNVATLAKIISEQFTKRSYNLEDFLDHSYTALLDTELDRDLKKDPEVEFEIPKRIFTAEEGLNPLGQLLTQVIEAR; via the exons ATGCCGGGCACCAAGCTCGCCGCCGCCTCGGGCGTCAAGCGCAAGAGAGACCCGGCCAAAGCCGAGCGCCGCGAAGCAAAGTCCAAGAAGCGCCAGAAGtcgcccaccaccaccaacggcgacgacgacgtccAGGCCGAGATCCTGCAGCTCGAAGCCCAGATCCTCGAGTCGCGCCGCCACTACAACAACATCGCGACTCTGCTGCAGCGCTGCACCACCTCACACGACGGCGGCGACGATGCGCCTGTCCTCGCTGCCGTCGCCCTCTGCAGGGTCTTCTCGCGTCTGCTGGCCGCCGGCGACATGGCCAAGAGCAAGGGCATGGGCGAGGCAGAGGCGCTGGTCGTGTCCTGGCTGAAGGAGCGCTACCGTGACTTCCTCGACGCCCTCGCCCAGCACTTCCTGCCCAGCGACAGCCCCGCCAAGCAGTCCGTCGCCCTCACCCTGCTCATGCGCCTGGTCAAGGAAGAGTCCAAGGCCACCAAAGACTACAGCCTCAAGAACGGCCCCCTCTCCCGCCTCATCGAGGCGCTCCTGTTCCTGCCCGACGGCGACGCCAGCCGAGAAGAGTTTGCCGACAAGTACTTCAAACACTTCGACGACGTGCGCTTCCACACCTTCAAGACCATCAAGAACGTGCTCGCCACCGACCTCGACGACGCAGAGAAGCAGACCGCCGCCTCCAACAGCCTGTCTCTGCTGCTGTCGCTCGACACCGTGCCGCAGTCGAAAGACGACATCAATAACTACCACACCGACTCGCAGTCCAAGAGCTCGAGACCGACGCTGCAGGCCTACAAGGTGCAGGCACAAGAGGCGTGGTTGGCGACGATGCGCGCTGGACTCACCAAAGACCAGCGCAAGTCCATCCTGACCACATTCTCCTACCAAATCGCCCCGTGGTTCCAGCAGCCCGAGATGCTCATGGACTTCTTGACCGACTCGTACGATGTGGGCGGCGCGACCTCGCTGCTCGCCCTGTCCGGACTCTACTACCTCATCTCGGAGAAAAACCTCGACTACCCGTCCTTCTACCTCAAACTCTACTCTTTGCTGGACGAGGGCCTACTTCACTCCAAACACCGATCACGCTTCTTCAGGCTGCTGGACACTTTCATGTCCTCGACACATTTGCCGGCTGCACTTGTCGCCAGTTTCATCAAGCGTCTCTCACGCTTAGCGCTGCACGGCCCGCCTGCCGGTGTGGTCATTGTCATCCCCTGGGTCTACAACATGTTCAAGCGCCACCCCGCCTGCACGTTCATGATGCATCGTGAGGTCCGCGACGACGCGTTGAAGGAGAAGCTGGAACAGGAAGGCATGGACGATCCATTCGACATGAGCGAACTGGATCCCATGGAGACAAACGCCATCGACAGCAGCGTCTGGGAGCTCGAAGCACTGCAATCACACTACCACCCCAACGTTGCAACATTAGCGAAGATCATCTCAGAGCAGTTCACAAAACGCTCGTACAACCTGGAAGACTTTCTCGATCATTCCTACACAGCT CTCCTCGACACCGAGCTGGACAGAGACCTCAAGAAAGACCCAGAAGTCGAATTCGAGATACCCAAGCGCATCTTCACCGCCGAAGAAGGCCTGAACCCATTGGGCCAGCTGCTCACACAAGTCATAGAAGCGAGATAG
- a CDS encoding atp4 subunit B of the stator stalk of mitochondrial F1F0 ATP synthase, translating into MASRLARSAVGAARLRPALPLRTVPSLAAHAQARFQSSQEDPKKKAQSIMEAIPVPGNSPLTKAAVLSAGAGLSVAAISNELYVVNEESIVALSLLTIFWAVGKYAGPAWSEYAQQQVDKISGILNSARADHTKAVQQRIESVQDLGGVIDITKTLFEVSKETAKLEAQAFELEQKTAIAHEAKTVLDSWVRYEGQVKQRQQRELAESIIAKIEKELESPKTLKSILDQSIVDVERIVAQKA; encoded by the exons ATGGCTTCTCGTCTCGCAAGGAGCGCGGTCG GCGCCGCCCGTCTCCGCCCTGCCCTCCCTCTCCGCACCGTGCCATCGCTCGCCGCCCACGCTCAGGCCCGCTTCCAGTCCTCGCAGGAGGACCCCAAGAAGAAGGCCCAGAGCATCATGGAGGCCATCCCCGTCCCCGGCAACAGCCCCCTCACCAAGGCCGCGGTCCTGTCCGCCGGCGCGGGTCTGTCCGTCGCCGCCATCAGCAACGAGCTCTACGTCGTCAACGAGGAGTCCATCGTCGCCCTCTCGCTGCTGACCATCTTCTGGGCTGTCGGCAAGTACGCTGGCCCCGCCTGGTCCGAGTACGCCCAGCAGCAGGTCGACAAGATCTCGGGCATCCTCAACTCTGCTCGCGCCGACCACACCAAGGCCGTCCAGCAGCGCATCGAGAGCGTCCAGGACCTCGGCGGCGTCATCGACATCACCAAGACCCTCTTCGAGGTCTCCAAG GAGACCGCCAAGCTCGAGGCCCAGGCGTTCGAGCTCGAGCAGAAGACCGCCATCGCGCACGAGGCCAAGACCGTCCTCGACTCGTGGGTCCGCTACGAGGGCCAGGTCAAGCAGAGGCAGCAGCGCGAGCTCGCCGAGTCCATCATCGCCAAGATCGAGAAGGAGCTCGAGAGCCCCAAGACGCTCAAGTCGATCCTCGACCAGTCCATCGTCGACGTTGAGC GCATCGTCGCCCAGAAGGCATAA